CCGGTTCGTGAACTGAAGGCCCGCGTGGCGTCGGCCCCTCCACCGTTTCACGGTCCCCCTCCCCATTCCATGGGGAGGAAAGGGAAAGGCCGAGGCTCCAAGTCTCGGGGTGGGCGTCGAGGTAGCGTTCGACGGCGGAGAAGATCGCGCCCTGGATGTTGTCCTTGCGCTTGTAGCCGCGGATCGTCGGCAGGCCGAGGTCGGCCAGCACCGAGGACAGGTTCATGTGCTTGAACTCGACCGAGCGGTGCGACCGGCCCGTGCGCGCCATCAGGTCGCGCGTGTGATGCGCCTTGACGTAGGGACGGCCCGACAGTTCGGCGGCCAGCATAGCGAAATAGGTCGCGACGATCGCGTCGAGTTCGTCGGCCTGCCAGTCGGTTCCTACCTTAGATGGGTCGATCATGGCCCCTCCGCCTATCGGAGGTTAGCTTTGCCGTGGGAGCTTGGCCAGGCGGGGAGCGGGTGGAGCACCGGGCCCGGCCCGCCCCGCCCGGTCTCCGCTTCGCGTCGACCACCCTCCCCATGAAGGGGAGGGAGAAGACGTTGAGCCTCGCATTGCGGGTTGGGGCCGGATCGGGGGGATCGGCGCGCCCTACCTTCCGGCGGCGCCATGCTGGGCGGATGAGCGGGAAGCTGAAGGGCGGGCCGGCCCATTACCGGCTGTCGCGGGCGACGTGGGAGATCATCCTCGACGAATATCGCAACGGGGCGACCGTGCCGGAGTTGAGCGAGCGGTGGCGGGTGTCGGGCCATGCCTTGCGCAAGCGGATCACGGTGCATGGCGCGACCAAGCGCGACTGGGGCGACCAGATCGCCATCGAGACGGCCAAGGCGCGCGCGGCGGCGCAGGAGGCGGCCGAAACGGCGAAGGCGGCGGCGGATGCGGCGGCCGAGGCGGCGCTGGTCCAGGCCCTGTTCGCGCCGCTGACGGCCGAGGGCGCGCACGAGGGCAAGGCGGTGGCGCTGGCCTCGACGGCGATGATCGCCTCGGGTCGGGCCATGCTGATGCGGCGGCTGCCGGAGGCGCAGGGCCTGGCGCGGCTGGCCGAGGTCTATCTGCGGCTGATGGACCGGCAGGAGAAGGCGAACACCCTCGAGAACACGCCGCTGGAGGTGCTGCTGGCGGCGCGGTTCAACGGCGAGATGATGAGCGCGCGCTTCGCCATGACGCCGGAGTCGAAATACGACGACCCCGAGTATGAGCTGAAATCCCTCTACTGGAGTCAGTTGGCGACGGAGAAGAACTTCCACCTGGACGAACTGATGGCCGCCCGGCGCGAGGCTGACCAGGCCGGGCGGGAGTTGCGGGAGGCGAAGGCGGCGCTGGAGGCGCTGAAGGCGGCGGCCGCCCGATCATGAACAATCTGTCATATAACGATGTGTCGCGTTGCCGGGAGCGCTCGCGCGGCTAAGGTTCGGCCCAGCATCATCCGTTGGGGACTGAAAACCATGCGCCTTGCCGCCTCTTCCGTTGCGCTCGCCGCCCTGCTGGCCGTCAGCACGCCCGTCCTGGCCGCGCCCGCGGCGACCGCCTTCGTCGCGCCAACGACCCAGGCCGCGCCCCAGGCCGAGCCCCTGCGCGGGGCGCCGGTCTCGGAGCTGATCGCCCGCGTCGACATTCCGTGGAAGCGCTTTCAGCTGGACAACGGCCTGACCGTCCTGGTCCACGAGGACCGCAAGGCGCCGGTGGTGGCGGTGTCGGTCTGGTACAATGTCGGCTCCAAGGACGAGCCCAAGGGCTCGACCGGCTTCGCCCACCTGTTCGAGCACCTGATGTTCGGCGGCTCCGAGAACTCGCCGTCCAGCCACATCCAGACCATGAACGCGGCGGGCGCCACGGGCCTGAACGGCACGACCTGGTTCGACCGCACCAACTATTTCCAGACGGTGCCGACCCCGGCGCTGGAGTACACCCTCTATCTGGAATCCGACCGCATGGGCTATCTGCTGGGCCAGGTCAGCCAGGAGGTGCTGGATCTGCAGCGCGGCGTCGTCCAGAACGAGAAGCGCCAGGGCGACAACCAGCCCTACGGCCTGACCTACTACGCCACCCTGGAAGCCCTGTTCCCCGAGGGCCACCCCTATCGCCACTCGACCATCGGCTCGATGGCCGACCTGGACGCGGCCAGCATGGAGACGGTGCGCGACTGGTTCCGCCAGAACTACGGCCCCAACAACGCCGTCCTGGTGCTGTCGGGCGACATCGACGAGGCCAAGGCCCGCGAACTGACCCAGAAATACTTCGGCGCCATCGCGCGCGGCCCGGTCAACACCCCGGCGGCGGCGTCCGTGCCGACCCTGGCGGCGCCGATCGAACAGGTGCTGCACGACCGCGTGGCCCAGACCCGCATCAGCCGCACCTGGGCCGTGCCCGGCCTGGGCGATCCGGACTCGGTGCCGCTGAGCGTCGGCGCCGCGGTGCTGGGCGGGCTGGCCAGCTCGCGCCTGGACAACGTCCTAGTGCGCGACGAGCAGATCGCCTCCGGCGTCTCGGCCAACAATCAGGTGTTCCAGCGCCTCGGCATGTTCAGCTATCTGGCCGTGGTCAAGCCGGGCGCCGACGCCGACGCCGTGGCCCAGCGGATGGACGCCGTCCTGGCCGACCTGATCGCCAACGGCCCGACCCAGGACGAGATCGACCGCGTGGTGACGCGCTACGCCTCGCAGCGCATCCAGGGCCTGGAGATGGCCAACGGCAAGGCCTCGGTCCTGGCCGAGGGTCAGCTGTATGCGGGCGATCCCGACTTCTACAAGAAGGAGCTAGCGGCCTACGCCGCCGTGACCCCGGCCCAGGTCCAGGCCGCGATGAGGAAGTGGCTGAGCCGCCCCGTCTACAGCCAGATCGTCATGCCGGGCGAGCGCGAGGCCTATGTCGAGGCCGCCGCCGCCCCGTCGGGCGCGACCCCGACGCCCGCCGCGCCGATCCAGCGCGTCGCCCGCGATCCCGCCCCGGCCATCGGCCAGGTCTCCAACGTCGACTTCCCGGCGGTGGAGCGCGCCGCCCTGTCAAACGGCATCGAGATCGTTTACGCCCGCTCGACCACCGTGCCGGTGACGCGCGTGGCGCTGGAGTTCGACGCCGGCGTGGCCGCCGACCGCGCCGACCGCCTGGGCGCCCACACCCTGATGCTGAACGTCATGCAGGAAGGGACGACGACGCGCGATTCCAAGGCCCTGGCCGAGGCGCAGGAGCGTCTGGGCGCCAGCGTCTCCGTCGGCTCCTCGATGGACCGCACCGTGGCCAATCTGTCGGCGGTGACCACCAACCTTCAGCCCTCGCTGGCCCTGCTGTCGGACGTGGTGCGCAACCCCGCCTTCGCCCCGGCCGAGATCGAGCGCCTGCGCGCCACCCGCCTGGCGGGCCTGGCCAATGAGAAGACGCAACCCGCCGCCCTCGCCGGCCGCGCCCTGCCGCCGCTGATCTATGGCGAAACCCACCCCTATGGCCGTTCGTTCAGCGGCACGGGCGACGAGGCGGTGATCCGCAGCCTGTCGCGCGACGACCTGATAGCCGAACACGCCCGCTGGATCCGCCCGGACAACGCCAGGCTGTTCGTGGTGTCCGACCTGCCGCTGGCCGAGCTGAAGCCGCAGCTGGAGGCCGCTTTCGGCAACTGGCGCGCCCCAGCGACGGCCAAGGGGACCAAGGCGTTCGACGCCGCCCTGCCCCAGACCGCGGCCCGCATCGTCCTGATCGACCGTCCGCAGTCGCCGCAGTCGCTGATCTATGGCGGTCAGGTGCTGCCGGTGTCGGGCACCGACGACAACCTGACCCTGACCACGGCCAACAC
The nucleotide sequence above comes from Brevundimonas naejangsanensis. Encoded proteins:
- a CDS encoding M16 family metallopeptidase, with translation MRLAASSVALAALLAVSTPVLAAPAATAFVAPTTQAAPQAEPLRGAPVSELIARVDIPWKRFQLDNGLTVLVHEDRKAPVVAVSVWYNVGSKDEPKGSTGFAHLFEHLMFGGSENSPSSHIQTMNAAGATGLNGTTWFDRTNYFQTVPTPALEYTLYLESDRMGYLLGQVSQEVLDLQRGVVQNEKRQGDNQPYGLTYYATLEALFPEGHPYRHSTIGSMADLDAASMETVRDWFRQNYGPNNAVLVLSGDIDEAKARELTQKYFGAIARGPVNTPAAASVPTLAAPIEQVLHDRVAQTRISRTWAVPGLGDPDSVPLSVGAAVLGGLASSRLDNVLVRDEQIASGVSANNQVFQRLGMFSYLAVVKPGADADAVAQRMDAVLADLIANGPTQDEIDRVVTRYASQRIQGLEMANGKASVLAEGQLYAGDPDFYKKELAAYAAVTPAQVQAAMRKWLSRPVYSQIVMPGEREAYVEAAAAPSGATPTPAAPIQRVARDPAPAIGQVSNVDFPAVERAALSNGIEIVYARSTTVPVTRVALEFDAGVAADRADRLGAHTLMLNVMQEGTTTRDSKALAEAQERLGASVSVGSSMDRTVANLSAVTTNLQPSLALLSDVVRNPAFAPAEIERLRATRLAGLANEKTQPAALAGRALPPLIYGETHPYGRSFSGTGDEAVIRSLSRDDLIAEHARWIRPDNARLFVVSDLPLAELKPQLEAAFGNWRAPATAKGTKAFDAALPQTAARIVLIDRPQSPQSLIYGGQVLPVSGTDDNLTLTTANTVLGTDFLSRINADLRETKGWSYGVRGTINQLQNRAPYIVNAPVQANRTGESIAALIGQYERFLGADGVTAAERERTVLGDTRALSGSYETSFQVLNALRSNALYGRPDDYQETLAGRINALTAEQMDAAARAAIDPARFVWVVVGDASVVKPQLDALGLPVEVRSAEAPTTAQ